The window aaaaattacttGATCTTGCGCGGAACAAATTTGGTTTTTGCGTTAACGGGATTGCTGCAACTGAAAAGAAGAGTTTTAAACATTCCACATTCTTCAAAATCCgtgaaaaaattactgGAAACAATCTCAACAACAATACTTGAAAAAATACCACTAGGTTCATCCGCGTCTTCGTGcataatatttgtttttttttgctccGGATCAGATTTAATAGAAGATGACATGCGCCATCATAGAAAAGTACACATCGACCATCTTGACCATTTAATTCAAAGGGGAATGACAAGTGCAATCCAAGCTAAACGAATCATGCTCAGCTGCtgggaagaaaaaaaaccttgGTGGGAAGTTTTAAAAGAGTCCAATATAGATATTTCCTTTGCTATATAATTAGTCGTATATATTAATGTTTATGAGTTCATTTCTACAATCAAATTCCCTGATGGACATATCGAACTGTTTTCAGATATACGCTGGTTGATATCCCTCAACTCTGCTCTGGGAACGGGTGTggctaaaataaaaggataGTCGTAGTGATAATCTACCCTTTCTTGACTTGTTTCTGTAATATTTAATCTGTGCAACTCTACAAATGCATAAATCTCTTCGACAGGACAGCTTGGATCAAACTTTCTAATAATCCTTTCACCATCGGGAAAAGTAAGACGAATCTTGCAGCCACTCCTGGGCTCAGCTTTCAATTCCGAATTTTTCCAGCGTAACCATTTGCCCTTTAACACTGCTTCCTGCTGTTGTCTTTCAAGTTCCTGATCACGTCTCAATGATTCATCATATCGTCTATTTTGTTCGTTAACCACATTTCTTTGTTGCCTTACACTCAAAAGTTGTGAATAGCATTCCATTATCTTTGATTCCAGTCTTTCCTTCCAACGCACATTGGCTGATAACGTGCTTCCTTCCACTTTAAATTGTAATTTAAACTTGCCGTTGTTATCTAGACATAGAAAAATCAAAGCAGGACAATGTTTCACTTTAAACATATCAGCTACTTGCAAAGCTTCGGTATTTGAGGAGATATCACCCATCCAGAAAACACCTTGGtactttttcaaaagtgGAGCCAATTCctttaaaacattattgGTAACTTGTGACGAATTATCTAATAGAGTGgattgtaaaaaaataaatacaaattttCCCTGTTCATTGGCCTTGTTTAAACTTTCAACGTATGAACCACATAAATAAGGTGTCAAGTACTCGTGTTCATCTTGATCTGGAATTTTAGAatccaaaataaattttcttaGATTGTTTTCATGCGACacatttttatatctataaATAGAAGATATTTTAATGCATTTGTGGAATATTTCAATACAGGTACTGAATACCCCGTATACTATTAATAGTGGTGCTTTTAAtgttatataatataacaaTTCTTTATTGAAAACTTTTTGGTACcattttatgtttttatcGGGAACTTCTTCCTGTTCTTCTATAAAACTGCCTGGCATTGGTTCCATTTTTAGTGTAAATATATGTACATATATATCTTGTTTAAAGGAGATAAATGGAACACCGGTGATGGTAATGAATATgtctttatctttttaaagattgattattttttacgaTTGTAAAgtaacttttaaaaaataaggcAATAAGGGGCACATGAGAGAAACGTGAAAGCGGAAAAACgggtttaaaaaaaactgttttaaaaaaggaatgaGCTTAAGCTTTGTATTGTATACAGTAATATAttaagatatttttttaaattaacatCAAATGGTTGTTTGGCCGAGCGGTCTAAGGCGTCCGATTCAAGTATTAGTTTACCTTCATTGTTAACAACAGTAATGAACACTCGGATATCGTAAGATGCAAGAGTTCGAATCTCTTAGCAaccaatgtttttttttcagttgtaaatatttatttttttcataaaaaaatatgaatttGCTCAAACAAAGATTAGAAGCAGCATTATGCATGgcagtaatatttttttaaaaaaaataaaggagCAAATGTTATCAAAATACTTTGCTTATTTATTGCTAATAATACCCAAATGTtgtgatattattattactatcaggcaatacaaaaaattgtCCAGTAATGATAGTATTAGGTTGCCTCCTGGATTAAGTAAGtatatcaataaaactGATAACCTCGAGAAAACCAGATCTGAATTATTGTTACAAATTGTTCAGGGATTGTGTCTTTTATTAACTATTAGCATAGTTTTTCTTCTatcaaatgtttttttatggCTGTGGTTTAGAGCATCTGAATTAAGTTCCTGCATCGctatgatattttattcatCAGAAAATAAGCTTCAACTTaagattgaaaataattataaaaacaacaatgatTTTTATGAGTTTTCAAATAAGgctatttttgatattttactgttgatattttttgggCTATTAAAACTAGTTTCTGTTTTGGTATCTAGGGGAATTTATTATGGTTAttctaacaataataagaGTAATAACGACAAGAAAAGCCTGatcactaataataataataataataataataataataataaaaggatTTCCAAAgcaaacaatttttttaaattaagggggtttatattttacaCTTTACTCGTTGTATTCCCTTTTATAATGCTCTTTTTTATGGTAATTATCATTGTCGAATcgaatttaatttttactGTTGGTCTTCCGTTATTTTTACTTGCATTGCTATATGGATCACTATTTGGCTCATTAATTGGCTTATTAATTATAGCCTTACCAAGATTTATTAGCTATATAGGTATCTATATTATGTTTCTTTCCCCTAAGGTAAATATTAGAAACTCGAGGAAActggaagaagaaaattataGTTTGTATCAAAATTTAATGAAACTATGCAATAATAGTGAATATGAGATTAAGAACAAAGTTTCtgatatttatataataaaacctTCCACAGAtgaacaaaatataatcaCCTTGTGTGGATTGCcttttggaaaaaagaaactttaCTTGTCTGGAAACATGTTTGAAAGTTGTgatacaaataaaacaaaaaaagacgACCAAATTTACACCCTCatattattacaattaatgaaaagaaaaaaaatatataccaaatatagtttttttaCCTTTGTTCTTTTACTTATTCTGTCTTCCATTGCATTAGCAAcgttttttaaaatttcagTCCTagtgaataaaaattatgaaTCAGTGCTTTCCAGCTTTGGTTTTGCTTTTAGTGAAGGTGATAGTAATTATCCTATTGTTATCGGAACAAGATGCTATTCTCGCATAGGAATAATTTGGTATCCGGCAGCTGCTACTTACTTATTATCCAgactgttttttttgttacttCGTTggattaataaaaaaaaatttaatcgCTATATCATGGGTATAATTGATCAAGGATATGGAAAAGAATTATACTATGCAATGCTGAACTTGCAGTTTAATCCTTACAACCGTTCATCATCGCCTAGTACAAgcaatttattattgtatcCCGATCACTTGTATATCCATTACTTTAATGTAAATTCAATcgaattatatttatttttgaatggCTTATTGCAGCTAACAAAAGAAGATAATAAGGAACAGAATATATTAGAACCAGAATGTGATGAAAAATATCAGGCAGGGCTAAGGGAGAATgctgatgataataaaaatcatcaaTTTTTAGATACTTTGTTTTGGGTAGTTTTTATTCCCTCTaccttttttattggttATTTTGTATCTAGATTAATTTTGGGACCTCACATTAAGGCTCTACTTGAatgattttcaaaaaaaaaaaaaaaaaagaaaaaagaaaaggtaTGTATATGTTATTAAATGGAAAGTGAGTTTGATTTTCTGACGTGGTACTACTCATAGAGTTTTGGAAAACCTATTATTTCTGTATGTGCGAAAGTGTTGCCTGCTGGTCATCTGATATTTTTccagataaataaaatacttttttttttttttaacacctgtttcatttttcaaatctgcagttattgttattatttattttgtgaaaggaaaaattacCTACCCAATATTTTGTGTATAAATATGGacgaataataatatatctgATTCTATTATATTGTTGCTGATCATTTgcttttattaaagataTAGACATTATTTGGTtacattaaaataaaatgttattacatcttttaatttgtccgtaatttatttgtttttttttttttttaattctcgtttgtaagattattattattattttacaaaaaaatgcacT is drawn from Saccharomycodes ludwigii strain NBRC 1722 chromosome V, whole genome shotgun sequence and contains these coding sequences:
- a CDS encoding uncharacterized protein (similar to Saccharomyces cerevisiae YDL091C | UBX3 | UBiquitin regulatory X), translating into KANEQGKFVFIFLQSTLLDNSSQVTNNVLKELAPLLKKYQGVFWMGDISSNTEALQVADMFKVKHCPALIFLCLDNNGKFKLQFKVEGSTLSANVRWKERLESKIMECYSQLLSVRQQRNVVNEQNRRYDESLRRDQELERQQQEAVLKGKWLRWKNSELKAEPRSGCKIRLTFPDGERIIRKFDPSCPVEEIYAFVELHRLNITETSQERVDYHYDYPFILATPVPRAELRDINQRISENSSICPSGNLIVEMNS